Proteins encoded within one genomic window of Marasmius oreades isolate 03SP1 chromosome 4, whole genome shotgun sequence:
- a CDS encoding uncharacterized protein (antiSMASH:Cluster_4.3) — translation MLAYGAAPEPKGIYMVVKTLNQTGLRAKSAQTKPLRHDLDIHFNTEERETSRAATPLQLSDPFLPVIPSLTTSNVGMKHRVPLQSCQAEAPSQFLSFDNSAQVAYYSLRRSPSGRRPPFRPDASSKYQDPRSFADKSLGVGSS, via the exons TCTACATGGTCGTAAAGACCTTGAATCAAACGGGGTTACGGGCAAAAAGCGCTCAAACCAAACCTCTCAGACACGACTTGGATATCCACTTCAACACCGAGGAACGTGAAACAAGCAGGGCAGCGACCCCTCTCCAATTATCGGATCCTTTTCTTCCCGTCATTCCCTCGTTGACAACCAGCAACGTGGGGATGAAACACCGTGTACCATTACAATCGTGCCAAGCTGAGGCTCCATCTCAATTTCTCAGTTTCGATAATTCA GCGCAGGTGGCATATTATTCGTTACGAAGGTCACCTTCGGGACGGCGGCCACCGTTCCGACCAGATGCAAGTTCTAAATATCAGGACCCTAGATCTTTCGCCGACAAGAGTCTTGGTGTTGGCAGCTCATAG